The sequence ttatttctgaagtAATCCATAAATGAGGCTCATTGAAAAATACTGCCAACCTATTTTGAAGCaaagcattcttatttttaaagcagaatttttctaatttattgaatATAGAAGTTATGTTTGGACTTAGTGCATTTGCCTGGATTTTCCCTTGAAATAATTATTGATGGAAAAATAATGACAAgtagatataataaaaaatacattgtataGGTTAAAAACTTAGTTTCTAGTTCTAGCTTTTCTGCTAATTCATTATATGACTTGGGTTAAGTCGGTTAACTTGTGTGGATTTGATTTCCATTTGTAAAATTGAAAAGCTTGAGCCAAATGGACTCAACTATCTTCTTgctcaaatattttataagttaTGTGAAGGTTTAAAAGACTACAGTGCCTATTGCCTTGCCAAGAATCTCAAATAGAAGTGGCCaacaccggccgggcgcggtggctcaagcctgtaatcccagcactttgggaggccgagacgggcggatcacgaggtcaggagatcgagaccatcctggctaatacaatgaaacctcgtctctactaaaaaatacaaaaaaaaaaaaaaaaactagccgggcgaggtggcgggcgcccgtagtcccagctactcgggaggctgagccaggagaatggcgggttcccggaacccgggaggcggagcttgcagtgagctgagatccggccactgcactccagcctgggtgacagagcgagactcggcctcaaaaaaaaaaaaaaaaaaaaaaaagtggccaacACCGAACATGTGAGGGAGGAAAACAAGGGCTTATGTATCTATGTTTAAGGCACTGAATGCTGCAGTGTGGAGCCCTGAGGGCTTATAAAGGCCTTATTAAGAAAGCCATAAAGATgagataataaaatagaaaactgaagcCTGTGAtagataaatatgtgtgtgtatgtatgtgtgaataAAGAAATTGATACTATTTGTTTAAGAGAATGTGAGAAATAGCCTAAAAACAGGATTTTCCatttatgcaacaaatatttatagcaaacTGTGGGTCGGGTGCTGTTCTTAGCAAATATCTGAGGATCAATTGGGTTGAAGTTGGATTAAACTGTACTTAATGTTCCTTTTAGGAAGGAACAGTTCTCCATTGTGGTCAGGTGAACTGGGTAAGGCAGGGTGCTTGAGAGGCCTCCTGTTGTACGTGGAAATAACGTCCACTGTGTTGCAGGTGGTTTAGGAATTGTCTTACCTAATGGCCATGTTTCCTAAACACTCTTTTGTAATGTCCTCCTAAACTGAATCTGTCATTTCCTTTCCACTCTTGCTGGCTTGGCCACCAAAAAGGCtgcctgctccattttcttccCGATTAAATCCTAGAATTTAGGGTGATGGGGATTTCAGTATGCCAGAATAAATAAGCTAGAATAGGATTCAGCTTACCCTGAGTTGTGCTTTCTCAGTgtaatgtcattattttaaaagccacCAGTTCCAAGAATAATCTTTTTCAAGCTTAAGCACCAAAATATACCACAAAGCTAACTGTTGTCTTTGGGTTCTATGATGCCGCAATGATAAATCAGCTTTCTTCTTGCTGTAGTCTCTAAGCTCCTTAAATGGGCTCCAGGATTCCCTCCACCAGCATGGCAGTGAATAGTGTCAGATGAGGTTCACAACACAAGGTGATTTTGAAGTGGCCcattgttttgaattttctttgccatttttaaattattatttgaataaacAAGAGTTATCTGTGATTTCAGTGGGGTTTTTCCTTTAGATTCTTATGAATGTAAAAACAGAGCACAGTAACACTTTtacatttatgtgtttattattgCAAAGGCAAAAATGCAGAGTGTTTCTATGGCTTACTTTATGTTATCAGAATCAGCCATCAATTTATAGACTGTATAGAACCAAGGTCTCAAAAAATGCTACCTCATCTGTAATATTAAGCTAATTAAGTATCCTATATCATAACCTAAGCATTACTTCAACTTCATTGGATTTATACctgcttaaatttaaaaaaacagagtgaATTTTCTCTGATAAGGCAGCAATTTACCATAGTGGATGGAACAGTTAATATATACAGCTTCCTAGAGTAACTAAATTCATGACAGCCTGATAGGAGAATACTGTTATGAATGGAAATCTGTCCAAAGCCTTCCTGTTCAAAGTGTGGTACGTGGGCCAGTGGCATATGCAACGAGGAGCTTGTTGGAAGTGCAGACTCCTCATCCTCCAGTCCACCACCTACTGAATCAGAGCCTAGATTTTGACCAGAAACCTCCGTGTAATTTGTGTACATGTTAAGTTTGTAGTTGGCGACAAGATAGTTAGTTGTAAATTAGATTCACCTTTGATCTGGAACAAATATAAACCCAACAAGTAGGGATGATGTGtatagtctgaaaatattaataaatgataaaagttgAAAGTTACATGAAATCTATGAGAAGTTAGAAATGTTggaaagaaataagataaaaatatctcagaaaatgcaaactaatagtTATGcaaaaaatattctgtaatacATAGTATTTGGAGAAATTGAACATGGAAAACATCACGACACATGTGATGTGGGATGATGGTAGACTACAAACCAGAAATTAATCAGTAATAGATCACAGTGGTCACTGTTCTATGGccaattttattctttagagATTTTCTTAAAAGCATAGCATAGTTGAGGCTTGTGTGCTTCTCACGCAGTTAGTAATACTGTTTGCTAGAAAGATAAACCAGAGGGTGTTCAGAGATGGGCTAGAAGATTGATTATGGCATAGGAAGAACTGATTTatgatgagagaaaaataattaaatgggcAGCACTATGCTATAAAAAGAGCCTATGGAGACATGGATATTTATCTAATGTCTCTAGTGCTGTTTCCCGTAGTATCTATATGAAAGATGCAGAACTGTAAGGATATAAGAATGCCAAGAAATTGGTTGCAGAGCAAAGCAATATCAGCTAGAATTACTTGATTAAATTAGGAACAATAGCAAATATtgtatttcagaaaattttaCCTGGTGCCTAAGGAATGACCTTGAACCAGATGACTTTATCCCTGAGAACTTTTGCAAAACTGTGGGCAAAGAGTGGAAAATTATTTATCAAGTTGCTGAACAGTCTCCCCAGAAATAATTGGAACCCCATCTCTTGAAAATTCCAAGATTAGGGTAGAGAAAATCTAGGGTGCGGCATGTGGGAACTGTCTCCACTTCTGGCAGAGACCTGGTGATTGATGAGTACCATTTTTCCATATCACTCATTTCTTTTGCAATATCTTTGATTATTGCAGATATTACCAtacatagataatttttttttgtcaggttggTACCTTATTTAGTTAAAAATGCTACCTTCTATAAAAGCATCTAGAGTGTATCGCTTGTCTGACCTCTACCGTGTCTGCCTCCTTGGCACCTAGCGacattcctttttcatttctctcagtCTGTCACTCATTAAGAGATGCAATTCATTACATTGCAGAAGTGAATTCACTTCCACATTCACttgattcagaaaacaaaaaagacaagccCCAAATGCATCTCGACTTTTGGAACCCTTTTTCAAATAGATGCAGAAACTCTGAATGTCCGAAATCATCCAGCGCCTTAGAGAGTTTAGTGATTCTTTTCACTAGGATGAAAACCCAGTTTGTGTTTGCCAAGGAGCAGTGGTCTGAGAATATGacatttccttttccctccctcagTACACTTCCCCCCCATCCCCTAGTGAAATCTATCATATGAACAGGGAAGTCCAGAATCCTGATTCCATGGTTCAAAAAGGAAGTAAAGCACAATAAAATTGAAGCAGGATATTTTCCTTGACATCTTTGCAGGCGGGAACTGGAGCACAGGTGATGGAGCTAGCTGGCTATTTCGGCGCTGGCAGGGGCAAACTCAAAACAGGCACCTCCTGCTGTTGGTGTGGGGGTGGTTGTGGCACCTCTAAGAAGAGATGGAAATCATATTGTTCTGAATTGCTTATctgattgctgggccaaatgctCATTCTACTTAGTAACATTTCTGCAGTTTGTAGCAAAACccttaacattataaaataacaGATAGGAGCCATTTCAAAccataaaggaagaaaggaaagataccACAGAAAAGTCTGGACGCGGGGTTCTTAGCCAACCACCCATTAAATCTGGGACTGGGTCCAGTCCAGGGGCCTTCCAGCAACACTGAGGAGTGGCCTTGGCCCGATGCCTTCAGTTGCCCCAGGACTTTATTCTGGTCCCACATGGTGACTAAACCTCCATGAAGGGAAATAGAGCCAACATTCCTTTCAcctgagggaaagagagagatggcaGGGTTGCATCCTGTCCTCTGCAAGGGTCATAGCTCAGAGGAAAGTCTGAGGACAATAAGAAACAGATCTGCATTTTACTCACCCTTCTGATGTATCCTAGGCAGGTTCCCAGAGGAAGATCCTGGGCGGGCCCCCAGtttccctgaccccttcatgGGCGGGAACTGGAATGTGAGTGCTGGAGCTAGCCAGCCACTTCAGCGCCAGCAGAGGTGAACTTCACTCACTCGAACCAGCTGCACCCAACCCCTCATGGGAGGGAACAtgcaggtgagtgggtgcaggaCCTGGCAAGTGCTTTTGGGCACtggcaggagcaaaactccatgcaGGCCCCACCGCAGCATTTAGTGGGGAGTGCCTGTAGCCCCCAAAGCCCTAGAAGGAGTGTTACAGTCTGTCCTCTTTTATCTTTGCCATCTGTGGGTGGCTTAAATattaacagctcagtggagggtcacCCTTTTGGCACCTGAGTTCTTGTCTGGCATTCAGGAGGAATGAAGTCACACAAACAAGTTGAAGATGATAATtgtgggggattttattgccagtgaaagtggctctcagcagaaaggggagctggagaggggatggggtgggaaggTAATCTTCCCCCGAAGTCTGGCCGTCACCCACCAGACTCCTTTCTGAAGCTATTCTGTCAAgccatccctctgaagtcaagccacTTCTCTCCAACTGTAGTCTCTGACATctagctgctgcttctcctcttgATGTTCAACTGCTTCTCCCCTCTGCTGGCTGGGTCaggggtttttatgggtacaggatggggggtggggtgggtcatgggtggttttggaaaagtcAACATTCGAGCATAAAACAGGAatgtatgttctcactttgggctgcgGTGGCAGGCTTGAGGGTGGGACCCTCACTGGGACCCACCTTGTTCCCAGAAtttcctgcctcctgcccctatcaaaattatttaatattctctttctttgcttcatttttttctgctaattCCTTCAGACTCACATTCACATTGTCTGGGAAATCTACTTTAAGTGCTGCTAAGAATAATTCATATCAAATACGTTGACTGAGATGTTAGATATACTTCATTATGCTGGTGTCTGGGAAGGTTTGCCAAATGTAACTATTAAGTCAcactaattaaaataatttaggtgctccataaatgaaCTGTGCTTTTTTcgttgatgatttttttttcccccgagatggagtcttgctctgtcgcccaggctggagtacagtgatgcaatctcagctcactgcaatcttcacctcccaggttcaagcaattctcctgccttagcctcccaagtagctggaactacaggcatgtgccaccacgcccggctaatttttgtattcttagtacagacagggtttcaccatgttggccaggctggtctcgaaccctcgacctcgtgatccgcctgcctcggccttccaaagtgctgggattacaggcatgagctgctgtgcctggccctgatgatttttttttaattaaaaaaaaaggagaatttctTAAAACTAAAGCAGTACATTGtcataacaaaattaacaataatttttatgtaataataaatgtgtaattttatttatatgattttattataaataaaattaaacaataatttttattatttatgacaATGTACCTTCTTTAGTTTTAAGAAATTCTCACTGCTGATATCAAAATGTTATAACTCCTTTCCTTCTTAAAAGAGATCTGAAAGGAATAAAAAGGTTAGGATTACATTCTGCTATTATGTACATAATGCAAAGATGATCTCCTCTATATTCTGTTTTTGTGAAAATGACTCTAACAAATTGCCAATATCTTACATGTGCAAATAACAACTGTCTTCAAGGTAAAAAttaattgagggaaaaaaattaataggttAGAATCTTACTCTTTCTTTTATTGCTTCCTGACTGTTATATCTACTAAAGGAATGTGGGGTGGTAGGGggagtctttttctttctaaatcattCTACTAGTGTTATATTGATTTTCTCTCAAGTACACCCTGTGGTCTCAGATGATCACATATTTTCTTACGTTACTCATATTGATACAGCACCTTGGCTTATGGGTTGACATATATTACTTGAGCTATGATGACACTGCCCACCATTGACATTTCCTGGTGGTGGGGTGTACTGATCCTCTTATGCATGAAACATAAGGGAACAGGCTGTTTCACAACAGTATTTTCGTTCTTTGAAAATCAATTATTGTTCACCCCAAATGATATCTGAAGCCCCCGTCAGTGTTGCTTCACATTGTTTGTTACCCCTACAGCAATGTCTTGAGTTCTTTTGTGTCTTTGCTGATACAGAATAAAAGTTACTCATCTGGGCATCAAAATATTCCAGTTATACTGTTTGTAAGAAAGTCTGTATTATTCCCTGCCTGGAAGAATACAGGTAACCTACCTATATGctgttgctttctctctttctttcttacctttGTATCTCTTCTCATCTCGCTTCCCTCTGTTTCAGCTAGCTGTGAGGTGGTTGGAACACAACTGCCACTACCAGCACATGGACGAGCTCCTGCAATACATCCGCTTTGGCCTAATGGATGTGGATACTCTCCATACAGTTGCCCTGTCCCACCCCCTTGTCCAAGCAAGTGAGACTGCAACAGCCCTTGTCAACGAGGCCCTGGAATACCACCAGAGCATCTATGCACAGCCCGTCTGGCAGACTCGCAGGACCAAACCACGGTTCCAGTCAGACACTCTGTATATCATTGGTGGGAAAAAGCGCGAGGTCTGCAAGGTCAAGGAACTTCGGTACTTCAATCCCGTTGATCAGGAGAATGCTCTCATAGCCGCCATTGCCAACTGGAGTGAGCTGGCTCCCATGCCTGTGGGAAGGAGCCACCATTGTGTGGCAGTCATGGGGGACTTCCTGTTTGTGGCTGGAGGGGAAGTTGAGCATGCCAGTGGCCGGACGTGTGCCGTGAGGACTGCCTGTCGCTATGACCCCCGCAGTAATTCCTGGGCAGAGATAGCACCCATGAAAAACTGCCGGGAGCATTTTGTGCTGGGTGCCATGGAGGAATACCTCTATGCAGTTGGGGGCAGAAATGAACTACGCCAGGTTCTACCTACAGTTGAGCGATATTGCCCCAAGAAGAACAAATGGACTTTTGTTCAGTCCTTTGACAGATCCCTTTCATGCCATGCTGGATATGTGGCTGATGGTCTTCTTTGGATATCAGGTAGAACACACCTCACGTTGGATTTATCAAAACACACTTTCATTGTGGTATACATTTAAAAGTCAAGCTTGAATAGTGTGGCCATGTGTAATTGAAAGATTGAAACAAGCGTGCCATTTTAGCTAATTAacattcatttattgagcacctactctagAGAGCAATGTGATTGGAAGTAATGCGACTTTCTGTGACTTTCTGAGTGATTAATGGAATAAAAATTCAAGGTGGAAATTGTTGGTCCATCACAACTGTTTTTTTCTACCAGACCTTCTCCTGTCAGCTCTTGATTATTCATGGATTGTATTGCACAGCTTGTGGTTTGTCTAGatcctttgctttttctttcaccCCTGGCTGCCTGACTAGAGCCATTTCATCAAAGACAAGGCAAGAGAAGTAAAAGCCCAGTTAATCAATTTTTCTGGGTATAGCaataggtatatatccaaataatCACTATGCTGTGCATTGAGGGAGGGGATTTAAGTTAACAAAACaaagttgttgttgtttcagatagggtctcactctgttacccaggctggagtgcagtggtgccatctcgaatcattgcaacctccacctctcaggctcaagtgatcctcccacctgagtctcccaaacagctgggactacaggagtccagcaccacacccagctaatttttgtattttttgtcaagacagggtttcactacattgcccaggctgccctcgaactcttgagctcaagcaatccaccagtcttggcctcccaaagtgttgggattacaggcgtgagccactgcgcccagcctaaaacaaaaaaattttttaaaattatctgtgaATGGTAATTACTTGTGCTGTTCTAACCCTTCATTCCAATTTACTCTCCCATTTTTACTGATGGTACAGTTTGAGCTCTAGTTTACCTTTCATCTCTTGAAAACCTTTTGATTATGGAAAGAGTAGGGAGACTAGAATAATCAACCCCATCTACCCACAACCCAGAATCCACAGTTAACTACTCCTTGCCAATCTTGTTTTCTCCACACCCACAGACCCTTCACACCCCTCTGGGCTGCCTTTTTGCTTATACAGAAGGAGTCTGTGAGGCATATGGCTATCAACATCACATTATCAACCTGTGTTTTCAATCTTAGTTTTGAGAAGGGCCCCAAGTGTTCTCCTTTGAAAGGTTTTTCTATCAGGAAGAAAGCTGAATTTTCTCCCAGTTGGAAGATACTCGTATTGTAACCCAAATGGAGCTTGTTGGATTTCTATGTCATCAAGCACTAAGAGGAATAGAAAGGGtaaaaaacttaaatattaagaataatcCTGATGTTTGTACTTAGAAGAAATCATTACCTTTAAGTACACCTGCAAAGGCTTCTCAGCTTTCCTCAATAATCATCTCTAGTGTTCTAACACCTGCTCTGACAAAATTCTCCCTTGCACTTCTTTAAACTAAATTCATTTGGACTTTGACTGTTTGTTCTTCTGCTGTCCTCAATAACCAGGAAGACAGTCACAGGCTCAGCTTCTCTGAGTGGTGCCTTAGTTATTGGCAACTCACTGATTTTTATTGACA comes from Theropithecus gelada isolate Dixy chromosome 4, Tgel_1.0, whole genome shotgun sequence and encodes:
- the KLHL32 gene encoding kelch-like protein 32 isoform X8, which produces MPSERCLSIQEMLTGQRLCHSESHNDSVLAALNQQRSDGILCDITLIAEEQKFHAHKAVLAACSDYFRAMFSLCMVESGADEVNLHGVTSLGLKQALEFAYTGQILLEPGVIQDVLAAGSHLQLLELLNLCSHYLIQLAVRWLEHNCHYQHMDELLQYIRFGLMDVDTLHTVALSHPLVQASETATALVNEALEYHQSIYAQPVWQTRRTKPRFQSDTLYIIGGKKREVCKVKELRYFNPVDQENALIAAIANWSELAPMPVGRSHHCVAVMGDFLFVAGGEVEHASGRTCAVRTACRYDPRSNSWAEIAPMKNCREHFVLGAMEEYLYAVGGRNELRQVLPTVERYCPKKNKWTFVQSFDRSLSCHAGYVADGLLWISGGVTNTAQYQNRLMVYEPNQVLDVSREGKEEVFYGPTLPFASNGIAACFLPAPYFTCPNLQTLQVPHHRIGTI
- the KLHL32 gene encoding kelch-like protein 32 isoform X9, producing the protein MDELLQYIRFGLMDVDTLHTVALSHPLVQASETATALVNEALEYHQSIYAQPVWQTRRTKPRFQSDTLYIIGGKKREVCKVKELRYFNPVDQENALIAAIANWSELAPMPVGRSHHCVAVMGDFLFVAGGEVEHASGRTCAVRTACRYDPRSNSWAEIAPMKNCREHFVLGAMEEYLYAVGGRNELRQVLPTVERYCPKKNKWTFVQSFDRSLSCHAGYVADGLLWISGGVTNTAQYQNRLMVYEPNQNKWISRSPMLQRRVYHSMAAVQRKLYVLGGNDLDYNNDRILVRHIDSYNMDTDQWTRCSFNLLTGQNESGVAVHNGRIYLVGGYSIWTNEPLACIQVLDVSREGKEEVFYGPTLPFASNGIAACFLPAPYFTCPNLQTLQVPHHRIGTI
- the KLHL32 gene encoding kelch-like protein 32 isoform X10, coding for MDELLQYIRFGLMDVDTLHTVALSHPLVQASETATALVNEALEYHQSIYAQPVWQTRRTKPRFQSDTLYIIGGKKREVCKVKELRYFNPVDQENALIAAIANWSELAPMPVGRSHHCVAVMGDFLFVAGGEVEHASGRTCAVRTACRYDPRSNSWAEIAPMKNCREHFVLGAMEEYLYAVGGRNELRQVLPTVERYCPKKNKWTFVQSFDRSLSCHAGYVADGLLWISGGVTNTAQYQNRLMVYEPNQVLDVSREGKEEVFYGPTLPFASNGIAACFLPAPYFTCPNLQTLQVPHHRIGTI